The sequence GGTATATCagatgggttttgtttgtttagagCAAGTCTAGAGAAGTAGTGTTTCTAACATTTTGTAGGCAGAAGACCAGTCTTTTcaagcaatagaaaaaaaaacctttcctgctTTATGAATTTGATTTATTCATAGTTTGGAATGTAAGAATCAAATGCTAttagaatattttcatattttttttcttgaaagatttacaactttatttcagttttagatatcaaaattctgaaatttccttACAGGTCAGCCTCAGGAAAATACTCTAAAAATAACTGCTTCACTAAACTTAAGTAGTAAGCATCTTCAGAATTTATCAAGCTTGCTTTCTTATATAAACATAGCTAGGATTAACGTCACTATTGGTATATTACCAAAGACACTATCATTGTTGCTGAAatgcaagtatctgaggcaaaagGTATAGCTTTGGCTTGAAGATATGCTTTGGAAATAATGTTCATGTTAATCCAGGTTACTCAGCAGTAAGTTTAATAAAAACAACCCTGACTTTCGGAAAGCAAAAACCCAGTTTCACTAAGttcataatagatacttaataattttgttggttgattgatgtctttctttctcaaaggGGGAGCAAAATGATATCACTGTGTTAGAATTGagttagtgtgtctgactggctgatcagacAGATAACCAGCTCAAAATGCTTTGCTACAACTCTGACATTTGAatatttggggtggcttctctaattttgcacatcttgAGTTTTCCTTTGGgttaatttaattctgctttgcttagaGCATTGCACCCTCTCTGAAAGCATACATGTGATTAATTAATGAATGTCTTCTTCCCTCTTAGTCTCTAGAACAGGATCTCTAGGTTGTTCCATGAATTGTTTGTCTTCAAATGGCAGCTTTCCTCACCCTTTCAGACACTTTTGATAGTGGGAAGATAATAGATGATATCCAAAAGCCACAGTCATGCTTGCCTCTCCATCAAAAGTCTTGACCACCTAGAAGTAGCTCTTTTAGATTGAGGATTCCCATGTCTATAATTTCAtcctctgcctttgtttccccttcccttttccccacaaCCCCTCCTTAATGCTTTCCTCTTCCCATTTCTTGCTCTTTGAAGCCTGTGTTTGCAAAGTGAATTTCTTTGCTCCCCATTTGTCTTTGATGATAGGATTTGGGCAGAATGACTCCATCTCTACACTTTATTTCAAGAACAGGTCACCAGTTATCTTTTGATAAATCTTCCTAAGTGAAAGAGCTGCAGTAAGGGTCAGATTATTCAGACCTTCATCCCAGGACTCATGACTTTTTAAATGAAGGCTTTATTGTGTTAAACCTAAATGACCTTTGCTGTACCTAGAGGAGCTCCTTCTGGGCTGCTTTTCTAGCGTTCCCCTGTCTACCTTTACTGAAGCCTAGGCTGTgagtatttgtatttgtttttgttttgttttgtttttactagctGTTGATCTTACAGATCGGCAGTCAAATATTCAGAGATTTGTATTCTATTTCAGATTAAATCCCCCTCCCTTGGAAAGTATATGACTTTGAGAATTAAAcataggattgggaattccattTAAATACTCAGTTCTGTGTTGACTTATCTTTTTGTTGGTAAGCCACTTCACCCTCCTTTTTAGAGAGCTGAAGCTCTGTCTACAGTGAGTATAATTAAACAAATTGGGGAAAGGGGGTGTTGTTAGGAGGATTAATTAGATAAAATCCATAATGTCTATGAGTGGTAAGTAATTGCTGTTGTGGTTTTCTACTAAAGAATTTTACCCTATTTAAAGCCActgactaagaaaaaaatttataaaacatctaTAGAACAAAGCTAAGTCAAATCCTCCTTAGAAGACATAGGAACTGATGGGTTTCTTGACTTTGCTTCTGTAGAACCACCCTGATGTTGCAAACAAATTGGCTACATGTCCTTTCAATGCTCGCCACCAAGTTCCCCGGGCTGAAATCAGTCACCACATCTCAAGTTGCGATGACAAAAGCTGCATTGAACAGGATGTTGGTAAGGATCTACAGCAAAGGTGCTTTGAGATTGAGAACTTAGCACCTAGAAAACAGATATATGGCATTattagtgtgattttttttttttttttttttttttttttttggtcaatctGTATTCCAAAAGGTCATTACTTTTTGTTTATAGGACTTTATCTTCTAGCAGAAATAGTCTGTCATGCTGTATTTGTCAGGCTCCTTTCTCTTCTGAACAATCTATTTTCCCTAAcaatttatcttaaaaataaaaatgccataAATATTATACTATACTTTTGTTTTTGCTCCCTCCATAGCCACCCATCCCCACCCTAGCTCAACCGTGTCACAGTATCAGGGAAGAGATAAAGGTCCCTTTGTTTAGATTTTagacttttccttctttcaaaaacaaagaagcaTTTGGCTGCCCTGCCTGCTAATTCCTTGAAGCAATATAATTTGGCAGTGCCCTATGCTCATGTGGGAATTTGTATTTCAGTCAGCCAGTCCAGGAACTACAGATGCGAGGCTCTGACTGTGAACACATGGCAGTGCCCTCCTTGTGATGAAGACTGGGATAAAGGTGAGATACCtctactctttttttctgttcatagCCTCCATAGTCAGACTgatgaagaaagaatgaagattttcctcttttaagaacATGCCATATTGTTTAAGACTCCTGATAATTTTTATTGGGCCTCAAAATGAGTGCTGTTGTATTACGTGGTAGACACGTGGAGCAACCCATCTCTTAGTGGAAAAGAACACATCTGTTTTTTCCATAAATTGTGTTGTGCCATCTGTGTTTAGTTGTAAATAgacacatttattattatttatgctgTGTGCGTTTATATCTTTCAATTAAATTCCTACCACACTGTCACTTAGTCAGGACATTTGATCAATTTTACTCCCTTCTTTAAACTCAGGCACTTGATTCCTCATTTCACAGCTTCTGCATGCTGGCTTACACTGGTGCCTTTCCTAAATAAGTGTGTCAAGCTGTGTTTTGCTTCCTTTGGCAGATTTGTGGGAACAGTCCAGCACTACCTTCGTCTGGGGTACTGCTAACTGCAGTGGCAATAACAGGTAATGAAAATGGCGTGACTCTTGATGTTCCTCCTTCATGCTGAATGTTCTGTTGTTTACAAGTCACTTTTTCAGTATCAGGCTGTTTCTGGAATATGCCTTGGTGACTTCCATACTTTAAATTGCAGCCTGGCCTGTTCTTAATGTCTGGACTTATGTACTATTATGTAACATGGGGTGCCACATGGTTCTATTGGCTTTAGTCTTTCTTAATATATGTTATAGATGTGTTTTTAAAGTACAGTTTTctagtttgatagtttttttcttcagtgacagattaaaatcttgtttttttaaatagtaggCTTTCAAGGAAGGGAGATTTTAAAATTcctaaagggaagagaagaaaatgcatCTATTCACTAGTTTTATTTCTCACTTAAAAGCagtaagatatattttaattctgttcTTGCAATTCATAATGTAGCAAATCCAAGGAATAACCTgggattggaaaatgagtggatagtGTCCTCTGAATGTTAAATTTCctattttatgcttttctctttttccaaatgaTCTATTTTGGGATTTCTGAATCCTAGCCTCCAAAGTCAATAGTAACTATATCTTATATACACTGTTTTGTAAGTTCATGAAGGTAAAAATCATAtagacttaaaataaaaaattccattaGGACagcttttattccattttaattttatgagGTTCATTACCTTGGACTTAGTCATTTtggccttttttcttttgtcttttatggTTAGTGATTTTGATGGACCTGTCATAAATTCAAACATTAGATGGCAtccctgtttatctcaatttcagTTAACATATTGGATAGTGAAAACAACTAGATCTTCCTGAATGCTAGTACAGAACACAGAGCCCCATTCAGAGAAAGGATTCTGACTGCAAGGCGGCCTGTTTGAtggaaatattttcatgtttCAAATCTGTGTGGGTTGTTGTTTTCCCCTTAGGTTTTAGAAGCACATTCTGATTGGCCTGTATGTTCTCATGTTTGTAAAACTGAAAGTTAGTGCTCATGTGACCCCAGTGTACCAAGACAATcaaggtcctttttctttttgcagcCCTGCGAACAATGTAGTTGTGGAACATAAGAGTAACCTGGCTTCAGGCATGCGGGTTCCCAAGTCTCTGCCATATGTACTACCATGGAAAAGCAGTAAGTGGGATAGAGCTAAACAGAGTATGTCACACTCCATGGTGTGCATAGAGTCAGCCTTGATTATTCAGGGATTGATTCTGCTGTTTGTTACCCAGATTTCCTTCTGTGAATTCTGTGCATTGGAGGAATGCTTTGATTATCTATTCATTATGCTAATTTCTAATCAGACACATTTTGAAGTAAATAACCCAGTTCTAGGGTCTACAACTAAAGTTTAAGACTGGAGAAACCTCCCAGAGGGAGGGTACACAGTTGAGATCGAGATGATAAAAGAATTGGAGCAATGCTGTGGCTAAAATTGATTCTAATTAGAATAATTTCACCTAATGTAATTTGGAAGACATTGATGACTAGCTATAGGTCATGAGGCATGTAAGATGGATGTAATAGAAATGTTCCTAATACATTGGCAAATGAGGCAGTTTGAAAATTAGGACTTGATGTGAAAATAACTTATACTAGGTAGAATATGGTAAGTTATCGTATAAGATgcagagataatataaaaatccAGAAGAGGGAGAAATCATTTTCTGGGGGAAGTCAGAGGTGGTTTCATGGAACTACTGAGTCTTGAAGGATAGAGGTAGgatttcagaagataaaaattagaagtggaaTGTGGGAGAAAGATCCAGGCATAGGGAATGATTTGTGCAAAGGCTAGATGATGGAACCTATTAAGAGAGAGCCCTCTATCTTAGTTACAGTATCAAGAATgttgaaatggagagaaaatagtTTAGGAGGGAATAGACCTAGAACTAGAAATTGATTTGGgatcaaattatatatgaaaagatCTTGTTCCACACTAAAGAATTTAAACTTAATTTGACATAAATAGCAAATTACTGAAGGTTAATGGTTAATCAGAAAAGTGACATGACTAGCTGTCCAGTGCTCACATATTACATGAAAAAACAAGAGCCAGAGAAATTTATTGATTTGGCCAAAGCATTAAAAAAAGTTGTAAATAAATAAGAGTTTAGGATTCAAAAATAGATCTTACAATTCTTAAACTCATTggctttttttcctaatttgccCTATCAATTCATGTTGAAATACACACACTCTCACtcttaattattcttatttattcttaaCTCCAGAACTATGGCTAATATATCAAATTCCCAGGATACCGTAAgcctttgatttctattttaatgtCTACATTAGAACCTAGAGaacttctgaattcaaatgtctTTGGTATCAACTATCTTTGCCTAGTAGTTCAACTAATTTTGGAGTATTTAGCTGtctcttaaattttcatttggtCAGAGACCTGTGATCATTGAACATGAGGTTGCCAGATTAATTGCCTTTGAGACTTgaattgaggatttttttttggtcattttctcactgattttcagtcttttaatgcAGTAAGAATTCACATATCACAGTAGAGGTTCATACTTTGTTGGGGAGAGGGGATTATGTTTTCATTGGAttgatgtatttattttgaaatatttctacTTCATAGATGGAAATGCACAGTAACTGAAAATCTTATCTCATCAAGTAagtgtttcaattttatttcactaTCTCATCAGATGATAGCAGGATTTAACTGGACATAAAGCAATTTAGGTCCAATTTTCTCTCTGATGATAGTGCCAAATTAaggcactgtgtgtgtgtgtttctaagTATATAGCCTCAGTTATGACTTTACACGCTAATGAATAGGCATTTACTGGTTAAATTGGAATTCTGTTAACATACCAAGTTGTTTTCCTTAACATTAGTACACATTgcctgttttttcatttttatcaaagtTGCATTTTAGACATATCACGTCTCTCTAATGGACTGACATTAATCAGACAACTGTATCTCATGATCCTACAATTCTTTCAGTTTAATGCtcatcaaaaaaaaggaaaaaaactcatactttaaaaaataagtcttAGATGTTATTGGTCTCCAAATCCCTCATACTGTTGCTGTTGTCTGAGCATTTGATTTAACAGGACCTCAAAACTcctagaaagaattcaaaatattgaCCTTTTCATGAATGAAGACTTCTCTCAAGATCACCCCACAATAGAACCAATTTGAATGCTTTCAGCCTTACCTTGAAACTTATATGCCCAGCCAACAATATTCCAGGGAAATGAAGTTGGCTTAAATCTAAACTTCTGCTAATCTCTCTCTGGAAAATGATGGATCCAAGAAGATAATCATTTTGTGCCAAAGTTTATTAGCTTTTTAGATCTTGTACTCCAGAAActatataatctttttaaagcttaaaaccCCTTAAATGTGAGAATTCACACTTCTCAATTTGTTGCTGTCCTGTTTGATGATTTGATGGGGTCTGACTCCACATTACCCAGTATatctaaaatagagaaaatggaaaTCTTGAAATGCTTTTTGACTCTAAAAGGAGAGAATGGTACACAATATCCCTGGCGAGTGTCAGGAAAGCACAAATTGAGGAGGCTGGTTGAATTGTTGACCTGGAGTTTCACACATTGACATATTTCACAGGATATGTAGTGACTATGCACGTGGCAACATGTTGGTCAAAGTGACTCTGAGAGAAACGAGGAAAAGCTTCAGTACTTAAAGACTAATGCTTCTCTCCTTGAGAAATTCATTCTTCCCCAACTGAAAAATCACTGTTCTGTGTTATTCTTAAGATAGACAAAGGAAGTATTTGTCTAGGGAAAGGGTTCTTATCAGAAGCAGCCACAAATTTCCTTCATCTAACAGAATGAAGGGGTCCTAATAGTGAGTGGGTTGCAgttaattagaagaaaaaaaaaagttgactcaAAGAATTTCAGGAGggtttcttttctgtctcctagCATATCTGGGAGATAAGACAGAGTAAATGCTAATATTTTCAGAGGGTGCTCTAGTATGCTAGCATTATACTGGCCCTGAAGGAACTGAGGGTCAGAATGGCTAAATAACAGAAAGCAGCTACCTTAGTTGACAAGGGTCAGTCTTAATTTCCCTAGCTTCATAAGCCCTTTGTAGGATAATAACTGGCAATGTTATCATTGATAAGAACTAAGAGCTcttcattttctgtttaattGCAGATGACAGACCCAAGAAGACACTTTTGCCTCCTGCTACTTACTACCAGTGGgttcttcatttctcttcctaatctTATTTTGGAAAGATAAACTGTCTGTGGCTCTGATTGACCAgtcccctttttttctcctcttctccccttccctaacTTGAGCCCTTTCTGCAGTGCCTCCTCAGAAGAGCTTTTCCAAATAAACTACAGATGTATTAAGGCTGGCCCAGTAGCTGCCCTGAAAACAGTGTGTCAGCAGCCCTAAAAGCAAAAACCCTCTTTTTTTACTGATGGTAGGGTACAATAATTTGAAGCTatttacctaaactaatcctAGTGGGCAGAAAACTTGGACTATAGAAACAGTAGTGCCACTTAAAGCTTAATCTAGTACAGACTCAGTATGTTTTCAGCAACTCATATAATTGGCCAGTTATGGTCCACCAATCCATAAAATCCTTGAAATATGGATAGGACTCATCTAGAAAAACGCTTCCATTTTCTTtgagtggggttttttttggtagcTCTCCCTTAGGATATCTTACTGTTCCCAaagtatatgttttttttttttttttttctgctgcttcTACTTCTCCCCAGTTGATAAGGGAAATTGTACTAGCTGTCAGACAAGGTATGTATTAGCAAGTGAATATTGAGGTGGATGGAGGGGAAGTATTGGGGGAGATGGGCTTACCGTCTCTATGTGAAATTGACTTAATTTCAAAACCCTCCAAAGCTTAAATGTATGAAGGTTCTTGTTGACTTCCCTAAGGGTATATCTCAGTACTTAATGTCCCAGTCTGAGAATAACAAACCCAGCACCTTGTTGGCAGTTCAAACTTAATGTGGAGACTTCATAATCTCCAAGGCTGAGTTTTTCTTTGATAACCTTATCCAAGCATTGTCTAGCAAAGAGACTTTGGGAATCTACATCGATAAGAACCCTGAGCATTCTATaacaaatgaaactgaaaattatCTGCTTCTAACCATCTTTGTCAATAACAGCTAAGAAGTTGGGCTGCTGGGAGGGCAGGTATTGTGGAACCAGCTACAACAATGAGACAAGGTTATTGGTCTAACAACATAATCCAGAATCAGTCTTGAAGACAGAGcgttttcattttcaattctattGGTTGAGTGGGGAAATAGTTATTTCTGGGGAGGACAACATTTCATTGGGAAGAAAATCATGCTCCCattattcccttctcccttaccctcttccttccttctcctattTTAGGGTCAATCAGCACTACATAACAGCTTAATTTGGTTCTGGTGCCGTGGGAGTGAGAAGGGGGGCTGAATAGGAATTTAATGCTATAAATTGGTGTTTGACAGCATACTGTTATACCCATAACTGCTGCTCAAGTTGGGGAAAGCAGGTGATAGTTTCACTACATGTAATTCATCTCCTTATACAGAGGGTGGGAAACAACTACTTTGGATCTTTAGGCATTCCCAGGGCAAGTTCTCACTCTAGTATCTATTATTCaaaaaggacaaatgaaaaaactCTTTGTTTTTGAGAGGATGTATTTGCCCACCTCACTCCCAGAATACCTTTTGTTTCATGCTTCCCCTCTTGAGACTAATTACCAGTAGCTTGACCCTTAGGAGTGTGAATAGCACTCACCAGATTACCTGCCAGTGTTGATTGTTAGCACTGAGGAATAGGCTATCTAAAGTCTAGTTTCTTCAATAAACTGTTAAAATAGCCTGTTGGGCTAGTTCAGGAGCTTACATAAGGTTGTGGGATGTTTCAGAGATTTAGTGACCAGTATCAAATTTGTTGCAAATAAGTTTGAAGATTCCCaagaaagggttaaaaaaaaaaaaagttgcattaCTTGACTTACTAGACTTCATCAATCaggaatttgaaggaaaaacCACTGTGAACATAGCTATTGGAGTTCCTTTATTGAGAGCATTGTCCTTGGAATACGAATGAAAGATAAATACTTGTTTCCCATTCTAGTTCATGCTGCTAGTTAAGGGCTCCATTAAACTTTGGGCTATAAACATGGTTCAAATGTTCATAGCCCAGAGAAGCCTGAGCCCTATATTCTAGCTTTATTCTGGGCTTAGGCTCTGaagaggattttgttttttggtaagaTTGCCTCTCCCTGCAGGGGTGCTGGAAGTACCATGGTGATTTGCAAATGTTCTCACTAGGAATAAACAAATGTAGGTGATAAGTGCTGCTTAGTTCTCCGGGTAGCTCTGCCTGAATAAAACAAGGAGAGCATTTGTttggatttaatttaaaataatgtactGCAGCACCATTTCAGTGATGCAGGAGTACAGTAGCTGCTTGTGTTAGTCtcgatgtaaaaaaaaaaaaaaaaaaaaaaagcatatatgtatgtgtctgttgGCATTATTGGAACATTTGAGTTGCACTTTTCAAAATTCAAGTTCCAAGTTgaacaaaaaaacaattagatAAAATTGTGCTTATGATGGCTATCTGTAAAGGGGCAGCTTAAAGAATTCAAGGCATTTATCTGTAAAGGGGCAGCTTGAAGAATGCAAGGCATTTTGTATAACATTCTAACATATCTTTAATATATTGGCAAATTCGGGGGAAGGAAATTTATTGTGTGTATTGTTCAGATAATAGAGGAAGATAAAAAACAGGTTTAAATACTGAGAAAGATactgtttcattcttttgagTCCTGTCTTCATGGTGCTTCAGTGTTTCAGAATATACCCATAGTATATGTCAATCTTGACACCTTCAGAAGCAAATTAATAGTTCAAGGGACTTTAATCATCAGCTTCATCTTAACAGACATGAGCTGGCTTGTCCTAGACCAGGTGAATGAAGACCTCAGAATTAAAAACTGTCCCCTCAGTCCAGGCCTACAGCTTGGTCCAGCTTACTGACTCTTACAACTTCATGTCTGGGTGAGACTCAACTGTGAAATCTGAGACTTGTTTGCATCTAGGAAGAAACACCTTAAGCCAAGCTGTAACCCAGGAAAGCAGCCATATGGTCAGCAGATTTGCATTTGTGTTTACCTTGTTGAACTGCTTTCTATGAATCTAAAACAATGTGAAGAGTTTGGGGAAGACCTGGAAGGAAAGACTTGAATTGTTGAGTTCCCACGTTTTCCGTGGAAAAACTAAAGCTCAATATGCATGAAAAACacttatttgaactcagaccaTGAATCTTAATTTTTGTGTACTTGCATTGAAATAAAGTACCTTTCAATCTGTTTCAGTTGTTTGCTCTCACTTGGATTTGAGGTTTATCATGGAGAGAGGGGGCAGGTAGAAAAGGGGAAGGCAAGCCAGTAGTTCAGTTGGTAGAGCATTGGCCAGCCTCAGatatacttcctagctctgtatccctaggcaagtcatttaacctctgattgCTTGGTAAAACAGCtctaatgcagaatgaaatgacaaaaatcGCTTCAGtctctttatcaagaaaattccaaatgagggaataaagaggagaaaggggagctATGATGTTAGCTCACTAGAATAGAACTTTAGGGGAAAGGTACATTCTGGAGATCCTGTTGAAAGCTCCAGGGAGAAATTTCCCCCAACTGCTTACAATAAGAATTTGTCTTGAGAAAAAATAGCTCCTGCGTTCAAGGTATTCTAAGGGGGAAAAGTATGTTTGCAAAGAACAAAGTAACAAGAGGGAACATCAAAAGTAAAGTCAGAATGTGGCACTAGAACTTTTGTGATGTACAGATGTAGAAGCATTCTAAACAAGGCAATTTATGCAAAGGTATAGCAAGATAATGTCAGGACAGTGGGTAGGCCAATTTGGCCAGAATATTGGGCATGCAAGGGTTAGATGAAAGGCAATAAACCTAGAAAAGTAAGCTGGAGCCAGATATCaggaaaatttgtattttattctggttTCAGGATTTTCAGATTCAGCCTTTAGAGTTTCTTGGTAAAGGCATGTCAATTTAACAGCTCTGAAGGATGGATTTTAAAGGATTAAAATGGAGGCTGGTAAGCTAATTTAAAGCTATTGGAACAGTCCAAGTGCTAAAGACTTGAACAACGATGATGGTtgcaaaatagagaaaagaggatGTGACCGTGAGATTTATAAGTGCATTTGACAAAACTTGACAATCCATTAGTTGTGAACAAAGTGATG comes from Sarcophilus harrisii chromosome 5, mSarHar1.11, whole genome shotgun sequence and encodes:
- the GTSF1 gene encoding gametocyte-specific factor 1, with product MEDNYVDSLDPEKLIQCPYDKNHQIRACRFPYHLIKCRKNHPDVANKLATCPFNARHQVPRAEISHHISSCDDKSCIEQDVVSQSRNYRCEALTVNTWQCPPCDEDWDKDLWEQSSTTFVWGTANCSGNNSPANNVVVEHKSNLASGMRVPKSLPYVLPWKSNGNAQ